From Methanofollis sp., a single genomic window includes:
- a CDS encoding STAS domain-containing protein, with translation MTMESSSNTGVRMMAGCAVVSVAGRIDASSCGGLESTLFHLVGQGERSIIVDMTDLTYTSSSGLRVLLTAYKQVKKMDGVFSIAGLCPFVREIFEISGFLRIFPAYDSVEDALHHQGRA, from the coding sequence ATGACAATGGAAAGTTCCTCAAATACCGGCGTCCGTATGATGGCCGGGTGCGCAGTCGTTTCGGTGGCAGGAAGGATCGACGCATCCTCCTGCGGGGGTCTGGAATCAACCCTTTTCCATCTTGTCGGGCAGGGGGAGAGAAGCATCATCGTCGATATGACCGACCTCACGTACACCAGCAGTTCAGGCCTCCGGGTGCTCCTGACCGCGTACAAACAGGTGAAGAAGATGGACGGAGTTTTCTCGATAGCGGGACTCTGTCCGTTTGTCCGGGAGATATTTGAAATATCGGGATTTTTACGGATATTCCCTGCATATGACAGCGTGGAGGACGCCCTGCACCATCAGGGACGTGCATGA
- a CDS encoding SpoIIE family protein phosphatase: MMIQAVADFIVLFQMICVIVVAAYFITRREPFTEALERRLSPRSTLLLVLFFGALSVYGTLSGVSALGSPINVRDLGPMVAGLFCGPVVGLGAGIIGGLFRLQMGGFTALPCAIATVLAGLFGGAIWWVHRNGPVPVRTAVAFAVGMEIFHMGLVLLLCTPFATAWEVVRQVGIPMILANAAGMFIFALLVSNLVTERRTKAERDAYHGELERKKAEMQIAAEIQHTFLPKAIPPMKGFDLAAVSCPAREVGGDFYDAIRLQNGKTGLVIADVSGKSVPAALYMALSRTIIRAMAGWHPRVSRTLADANAMILSQSDSGMFVTLFYGVLDEEKRTLTYANAGHNPPLLLTAGSDDFVRLMPTGVALGAVDEMEYGEETVGIGPGDLLVLYTDGVTEAINAGTEEFGETRLKETVLGLRDRPAGEIIRGVRDAVRKFTGEEPQFDDITLMVLKGV, translated from the coding sequence ATGATGATCCAGGCGGTGGCGGACTTCATCGTCCTCTTCCAGATGATCTGCGTCATCGTCGTCGCAGCATACTTCATCACCAGGCGTGAACCATTCACCGAGGCGCTGGAGCGGCGTCTCTCTCCGCGGAGCACCCTCCTCCTCGTCCTCTTCTTCGGTGCGCTTTCGGTGTACGGCACCCTCAGCGGCGTCTCGGCCCTCGGTTCCCCGATCAATGTCCGCGACCTCGGGCCGATGGTCGCCGGCCTCTTCTGCGGCCCTGTGGTCGGCCTCGGCGCCGGGATCATCGGCGGTCTCTTCAGGTTGCAGATGGGCGGGTTTACCGCTCTCCCCTGTGCGATCGCCACCGTCCTTGCCGGCCTCTTCGGCGGCGCCATCTGGTGGGTCCACCGCAACGGCCCTGTCCCGGTCAGGACTGCCGTCGCCTTTGCCGTCGGCATGGAAATCTTCCACATGGGCCTTGTCCTCCTCCTCTGCACACCCTTCGCCACCGCATGGGAGGTGGTGAGGCAGGTGGGTATCCCGATGATCCTGGCGAACGCTGCCGGCATGTTCATCTTCGCGCTCCTGGTCTCGAACCTCGTCACGGAAAGGCGGACAAAGGCCGAGAGGGATGCCTACCATGGCGAACTCGAAAGGAAGAAGGCCGAGATGCAGATCGCCGCCGAGATCCAGCACACCTTCCTGCCGAAGGCCATCCCGCCGATGAAGGGCTTCGACCTTGCGGCCGTGAGCTGCCCGGCGCGGGAGGTGGGCGGCGACTTCTACGACGCCATCCGCCTGCAGAACGGGAAGACCGGCCTTGTGATCGCGGATGTCTCGGGCAAGAGCGTCCCTGCGGCGCTGTATATGGCGCTCTCCCGGACGATCATCAGGGCGATGGCAGGGTGGCACCCCCGCGTCTCGCGCACCCTTGCCGATGCGAACGCGATGATCCTCTCCCAGTCTGACTCGGGGATGTTCGTCACCCTCTTTTACGGCGTCCTCGACGAGGAGAAACGCACGCTCACCTATGCAAATGCCGGGCACAACCCCCCACTCCTCCTCACGGCAGGTTCGGACGATTTCGTCAGGCTGATGCCAACCGGCGTTGCCCTCGGGGCCGTCGACGAGATGGAATACGGGGAGGAGACGGTCGGAATCGGCCCCGGCGACCTGCTCGTCCTGTACACCGACGGGGTGACCGAGGCGATCAACGCCGGGACAGAGGAGTTCGGCGAGACGCGGCTGAAGGAGACGGTCCTTGGCCTGCGGGACAGGCCTGCCGGAGAGATCATCCGCGGTGTCAGGGACGCGGTCCGCAAGTTCACCGGTGAAGAACCGCAGTTCGACGACATCACCCTGATGGTGCTGAAGGGGGTGTGA
- the uvrB gene encoding excinuclease ABC subunit UvrB yields MTEFKVHAEFTPTGSQPDAIRGLTDGIAAGERFQTLLGVTGSGKTFTVANVIEAVQRPTLVIAHNKTLAAQLYHEFSGFFPENRVEYFVSYYDYYQPESYLPAKDQYIEKDASINPKIEQMRLAATASVLSRPDTIIVASVSCIYGLGNPANFQGMGFELKRGERMRRADLLERLVDILYERNDIDLAPGRFRAKGDVIDIVPGYFNDIIRVELFDDEVDRISEIDRVTGRRKETMEYFYVYPARHFVATEEEKERAVVSIAAELDETLPSLGMIEAHRLKQRTLFDIEMIRETGSCKGIENYSRHFDGRKAGEKPYCLLDYFPDDFLMVIDESHQTVPQVRGMYRGDRSRKETLVTYGFRLPSAFDNRPLRFAEFEGYMKNVIFVSATPGEYELTHSAGVVEQIIRPTGLVDPVVEVRPLEGQVEDVMAEIRRTIERGDRVLVTTLTKRLAEELTDFLAEQGIRTRYLHSEINALERTEIIRQLRLGTFDVLVGINLLREGLDIPEVGFVGILDADKEGFLRDARSLIQTIGRAARNANARVVLYADHTTDSIRTALAETERRRQMQVAYNEAHGIVPRTIIKPVPAKEIDLTDTKHLPKSEIPNLVIELETQMYRAADDLDFERAILLRDRVKELRAGMEK; encoded by the coding sequence ATGACGGAATTCAAGGTACACGCGGAATTCACACCGACAGGCTCGCAGCCCGATGCGATCCGGGGACTGACAGACGGGATTGCGGCGGGCGAACGCTTCCAGACCCTCCTCGGCGTCACCGGGTCCGGGAAGACCTTCACGGTCGCGAACGTGATCGAGGCGGTGCAGAGACCGACCCTGGTCATCGCCCACAACAAGACCCTGGCGGCGCAACTCTACCACGAGTTCTCGGGATTTTTCCCGGAGAACAGGGTGGAGTACTTCGTCTCGTACTACGACTACTACCAGCCGGAGTCGTACCTCCCGGCAAAGGACCAGTATATCGAGAAGGACGCCTCGATCAACCCGAAGATCGAGCAGATGCGCCTGGCCGCCACGGCCTCGGTGCTCTCGCGGCCAGACACCATCATCGTCGCCTCCGTCTCCTGCATCTACGGCCTCGGCAACCCGGCGAACTTCCAGGGAATGGGGTTCGAACTGAAGAGAGGGGAGAGGATGCGGCGGGCCGATCTTCTGGAGAGACTTGTCGATATCCTGTACGAAAGGAACGATATCGACCTCGCGCCCGGCCGCTTCAGGGCGAAGGGCGACGTGATCGATATCGTCCCCGGCTATTTCAACGACATCATCAGGGTCGAACTCTTCGACGACGAGGTCGACCGGATCTCGGAGATCGACAGGGTGACGGGACGGCGGAAGGAGACGATGGAGTATTTCTATGTCTATCCTGCCCGCCACTTCGTCGCCACGGAGGAGGAGAAGGAGAGGGCGGTCGTCTCGATCGCGGCGGAACTCGACGAAACCCTCCCCTCTCTCGGCATGATCGAGGCCCACCGCCTGAAGCAGCGGACCCTCTTCGACATCGAGATGATCAGGGAGACGGGGAGTTGCAAGGGGATAGAGAACTACTCCCGCCACTTTGACGGGAGGAAGGCTGGCGAAAAGCCGTACTGCCTCCTGGACTACTTCCCCGACGACTTCCTGATGGTCATCGACGAGTCCCACCAGACGGTGCCGCAGGTGCGGGGGATGTACCGCGGCGACCGCTCGCGGAAGGAGACCCTGGTGACGTACGGCTTCCGCCTCCCCTCTGCCTTCGACAACCGACCCCTCCGGTTCGCGGAGTTCGAGGGCTATATGAAGAATGTCATCTTCGTCTCGGCGACGCCGGGCGAGTACGAACTGACGCACTCGGCAGGGGTCGTCGAGCAGATCATCAGGCCGACCGGCCTCGTGGACCCGGTCGTGGAAGTGCGGCCGCTCGAAGGGCAGGTGGAGGACGTGATGGCGGAGATCAGGCGGACGATCGAGAGGGGCGACCGCGTGCTCGTCACCACCCTCACGAAGCGCCTTGCCGAGGAACTGACCGACTTCCTGGCAGAGCAGGGGATCAGGACGCGGTACCTCCACTCCGAGATCAACGCCCTGGAGAGGACGGAGATCATCAGGCAACTCCGCCTCGGCACCTTCGACGTGCTCGTCGGGATCAACCTCCTCCGCGAGGGCCTCGACATCCCTGAGGTCGGTTTCGTCGGCATCCTGGACGCGGACAAGGAGGGGTTTCTCAGGGACGCCCGGAGCCTCATCCAGACCATAGGCAGGGCGGCGAGGAACGCGAACGCCCGCGTGGTGCTGTACGCCGACCATACCACCGACTCGATTCGCACCGCCCTTGCCGAGACAGAGCGGCGGCGGCAGATGCAGGTCGCCTACAACGAGGCGCACGGCATCGTCCCGCGGACGATCATAAAACCAGTCCCGGCAAAGGAGATCGACCTCACCGACACGAAGCACCTCCCGAAGTCGGAGATCCCGAACCTCGTCATCGAACTGGAGACGCAGATGTACAGGGCCGCGGATGACCTCGACTTCGAGAGGGCGATCCTGCTCCGCGACCGGGTGAAGGAACTGCGGGCCGGGATGGAGAAGTGA
- a CDS encoding fasciclin domain-containing protein, whose product MQQKSVQIQKNIVETAVASGEFNTLVEAVKAAGLVETLSSPGPFTVFAPNDAAFSKVSKETLDSLMKDKAKLADVLKYHVISGKHMASDVAKMKSLKTLQGSDLSVDTSKGVKINDVNVIKADIVCSNGVCHVIDSVLIPK is encoded by the coding sequence ATGCAACAGAAAAGTGTGCAGATCCAGAAGAACATCGTCGAGACCGCGGTCGCATCAGGAGAGTTCAACACCCTGGTAGAGGCGGTGAAGGCGGCAGGCCTTGTCGAAACGCTCAGCAGTCCCGGGCCTTTCACGGTCTTTGCCCCGAACGACGCCGCGTTCTCCAAGGTATCGAAGGAGACTCTTGACAGTCTCATGAAGGACAAAGCAAAACTCGCCGACGTCCTGAAGTACCATGTGATCTCGGGGAAGCACATGGCCTCGGACGTCGCCAAGATGAAGTCTCTCAAGACGCTACAGGGGTCGGACCTCTCCGTCGACACGAGCAAAGGCGTGAAGATCAACGACGTCAACGTGATCAAGGCCGACATCGTCTGCTCGAACGGCGTCTGCCATGTCATCGACTCGGTGCTGATACCGAAGTAA
- the uvrC gene encoding excinuclease ABC subunit UvrC yields MIDLSAVPEEPGCYLYRDAAGDVIYVGKAKNLKRRVSSYFQKHGHDAKTQKLVEQIASADFIVTENEVEALILENTLIKRHQPKYNIDLKDAKNYAYIHISGGAFPRIGIARRAGRDGEYFGPFVSARERDYVLSVVKKAFGLRSCRRLPKRPCLRHHIGTCAAPCTGTVTEEEYTARIDRARAVLRGQGKDLVAAMEAEMAGRSKNLEFERALELRDEIAAIRHLAGRQRVERRRDHDEDIIAYQEKDGNLYLLLFHVEMGTLTGKQEYVFEASDEAVEEFLVQYYGGHAPPKEVVLPAGVGEPLADYLADRRGSKVEVTVPQKGDKKKLLDLAEKNLEIAFFGDALKVEALQKALHLPEPPNVIECFDISHLAGTAMVGSMVQFRGGRPDKRNYRRFRIRTVEGIDDFASIAEVVGRRYARIRGEGGEFPDLVIVDGGKGQLAAALDVLKRLGTRLPVIAIAKREEEIYVPGFPHPLPIRKDEKSSLFVQEIRDEAHRFAITYNRLLRRKEMTG; encoded by the coding sequence ATGATCGACCTCTCCGCCGTCCCCGAGGAACCGGGGTGCTACCTGTACCGCGACGCCGCCGGGGACGTCATCTATGTCGGCAAGGCGAAGAACCTGAAGAGACGGGTCTCCAGTTACTTCCAGAAGCACGGCCACGACGCCAAGACGCAGAAACTCGTCGAGCAGATCGCCTCGGCCGACTTTATCGTCACCGAGAACGAGGTCGAGGCCCTGATCCTGGAGAACACCCTGATCAAGAGGCACCAGCCGAAGTACAACATCGACCTGAAGGACGCGAAGAACTATGCCTACATCCACATCTCCGGCGGCGCCTTCCCGCGGATCGGGATCGCACGCCGGGCAGGGAGGGACGGCGAGTACTTCGGGCCCTTCGTCTCGGCGCGGGAGCGGGACTACGTGCTCTCCGTCGTGAAGAAGGCCTTCGGCCTGCGGTCGTGCCGCCGCCTCCCGAAGAGGCCCTGTCTCCGCCACCACATCGGCACCTGCGCCGCCCCCTGCACCGGCACGGTGACGGAGGAGGAGTACACCGCACGGATCGACCGTGCGCGGGCGGTGCTCCGCGGACAGGGGAAGGACCTCGTCGCCGCCATGGAGGCGGAGATGGCCGGGAGGTCGAAGAACCTCGAGTTCGAGCGTGCCCTCGAACTGCGGGACGAGATCGCGGCTATCAGGCACCTTGCCGGGCGGCAGAGGGTGGAGCGCCGGAGAGACCACGACGAGGACATCATCGCCTACCAGGAGAAGGACGGGAACCTCTATCTCCTCCTCTTCCATGTCGAGATGGGCACCCTCACCGGAAAGCAGGAGTACGTCTTCGAGGCCTCGGACGAGGCCGTCGAGGAGTTCCTGGTCCAGTACTACGGGGGCCACGCGCCCCCGAAGGAGGTGGTCCTCCCCGCGGGCGTCGGCGAACCTCTTGCCGACTACCTGGCAGACCGCCGGGGCTCGAAGGTCGAGGTCACGGTGCCGCAGAAGGGGGACAAGAAGAAACTCCTCGACCTTGCGGAGAAGAACCTTGAGATCGCCTTCTTCGGCGACGCCCTGAAGGTGGAGGCCCTCCAGAAGGCCCTGCACCTCCCCGAACCGCCGAATGTCATCGAGTGCTTCGACATCTCCCACCTCGCGGGCACGGCGATGGTCGGGTCGATGGTGCAGTTTCGGGGCGGGAGACCTGACAAGAGGAACTACCGGCGCTTCAGGATCAGGACTGTCGAGGGGATCGACGACTTCGCCTCCATCGCGGAGGTGGTCGGCCGCCGGTACGCCCGCATCCGCGGCGAAGGCGGGGAGTTCCCCGACCTGGTGATCGTCGACGGCGGGAAGGGGCAACTCGCCGCGGCCCTCGACGTCCTGAAGCGCCTCGGCACGCGCCTCCCGGTGATCGCGATCGCCAAGAGGGAGGAGGAGATCTATGTGCCTGGTTTCCCCCACCCCCTCCCGATCCGGAAGGACGAGAAGTCCTCCCTCTTCGTGCAGGAGATCAGGGACGAGGCCCACCGCTTTGCGATCACCTACAACCGCCTGCTGCGGAGGAAGGAGATGACAGGATGA
- a CDS encoding STAS domain-containing protein translates to MEMSAERYDGILTIAVGGRLDGYAAEEVKRGIAASLRDDDSSVVIDLAGLAYLSSAGIRVFLGLQKELKGRGGSLAICNVGEYPLQVLAMAGFDRVFTLFPSRAEALAASFRREDSLSLIADLAAPPVEYEGAKFRFEPGSRAPASLRVKGSLDDLLHARIREEGVSAETFSDIRYSLGLGALGSSLLDAVPFLGEMVTLHGSMTWLPSDGHDTPDFFVPARAGGEVRAYTAFNVTLDGQFNEFATVEADEGIPLDALYRAVFAHARDRKVGAGVVAVALWGVTGGVLGSGIRKAPIVRDAPANGGSIFDPENIRDWIETSGELKYAGDSIVAFGVGLDPSVDLSSYDAGALASLSGHPRGEGDNGPVLHTHGVVFRNVPWDLQTALEKGIDRCLAEGEFVDMRHLLNGTRILRAHVGIAYISSVTQP, encoded by the coding sequence ATGGAGATGAGTGCAGAGAGATATGATGGTATCCTCACCATTGCAGTGGGGGGGAGGCTCGACGGCTATGCGGCCGAAGAGGTGAAGAGAGGGATCGCCGCATCCCTCAGGGACGACGACAGCTCGGTCGTCATCGATCTTGCCGGTCTGGCGTACCTGAGCAGCGCCGGGATCAGGGTTTTTCTTGGCCTGCAGAAGGAACTGAAGGGGCGGGGGGGGAGCCTTGCGATCTGCAATGTGGGCGAGTACCCCCTGCAGGTTCTTGCCATGGCCGGTTTCGACCGCGTCTTCACCCTCTTCCCCTCGCGGGCCGAGGCCCTTGCGGCATCCTTCCGCCGGGAAGACTCCCTTTCCCTCATCGCCGACCTTGCAGCCCCGCCGGTCGAGTATGAGGGGGCGAAGTTCAGGTTCGAGCCCGGGTCCCGGGCACCGGCCTCCCTGCGGGTGAAGGGCAGCCTCGACGACCTCCTCCATGCCCGCATCAGGGAAGAGGGCGTTAGTGCCGAGACATTCTCCGATATCAGATATTCCCTCGGCCTTGGCGCTCTCGGCAGCAGCCTCCTCGACGCGGTGCCGTTCCTCGGGGAGATGGTCACCCTCCATGGATCAATGACCTGGCTCCCGTCGGACGGTCACGACACACCGGACTTCTTCGTGCCTGCACGGGCCGGGGGAGAGGTCAGGGCATACACCGCCTTCAATGTGACCCTTGACGGACAGTTCAACGAGTTCGCCACCGTCGAGGCGGACGAGGGGATCCCCCTCGATGCCCTGTACCGGGCCGTCTTTGCCCATGCACGGGACCGAAAGGTCGGGGCGGGCGTCGTGGCCGTCGCCCTCTGGGGCGTGACCGGAGGAGTTCTGGGCTCGGGGATCAGGAAGGCCCCCATCGTCAGGGACGCCCCGGCAAATGGTGGCTCGATCTTCGATCCCGAAAACATCCGCGACTGGATCGAGACCTCGGGGGAACTGAAATACGCGGGAGATAGCATCGTCGCCTTCGGCGTCGGCCTGGACCCCTCGGTCGACCTCTCCTCCTACGACGCCGGGGCTCTCGCCTCTCTCTCCGGCCATCCCCGCGGCGAGGGAGATAACGGCCCTGTCCTCCACACCCACGGCGTCGTCTTCAGGAATGTGCCCTGGGACCTCCAGACTGCCCTTGAGAAGGGTATCGACCGGTGCCTTGCAGAGGGGGAGTTTGTGGACATGCGCCACCTCCTGAACGGGACCAGGATCCTCCGGGCCCATGTGGGAATCGCGTACATCTCGTCGGTCACGCAGCCCTGA
- a CDS encoding ATP-binding protein, protein MKVEEWTVLADLSSIPGALDRVAAALQRLGVPAKAVQEVELAVDEAVTNIILHGYEGAGGEIALSCKRMEEGAVVEIRDAAPAFDPTAAPAPDLEGGADERPIGGLGIHLMRKMTDAVLYEYREGENVLRLVKHFER, encoded by the coding sequence GTGAAGGTGGAGGAATGGACCGTCCTCGCCGATCTTTCGTCTATCCCCGGTGCACTCGACCGCGTCGCCGCCGCCCTCCAGCGCCTGGGTGTTCCCGCAAAGGCTGTTCAGGAGGTCGAACTCGCCGTCGACGAGGCGGTGACGAACATCATCCTCCACGGCTACGAGGGTGCCGGTGGGGAGATCGCTCTCTCGTGCAAAAGGATGGAAGAGGGAGCGGTCGTCGAGATCAGGGACGCGGCCCCGGCCTTCGACCCGACGGCGGCCCCCGCGCCCGACCTGGAGGGCGGGGCCGATGAGCGCCCGATCGGTGGCCTCGGCATCCACCTGATGCGGAAGATGACCGATGCCGTCCTGTACGAATACAGGGAAGGGGAGAATGTTCTTCGCCTGGTGAAACATTTTGAGAGATAA